One window from the genome of Magnolia sinica isolate HGM2019 chromosome 4, MsV1, whole genome shotgun sequence encodes:
- the LOC131242549 gene encoding alternative NAD(P)H-ubiquinone oxidoreductase C1, chloroplastic/mitochondrial isoform X2 has protein sequence MEGLKRHLTLKQHCLCMHGQMTGLVVLFEFKAFKGSLASYRQKKGLSHIKPRVCILGGGFGGLYTALRLESLVWPSGKKPQVLLVDQSDRFVFKPMLYELLSGEVDAWEIAPRFSDLLANTSIQFFQDRVKLLHPSDNLGMNGPTRSGCGGTVHLESGVVIEYDWLVLALGAEAKLDVVPGAAEFALAFSTLEDARKVDKKLRMLERGKFGKESSPIRVAVVGCGYSGVELAATISERLQDKGVVQAINVETTICPTAPPGNREAALKVLSSRGVQLFLGYFVSCIRRVCEAENSDKLTETGKEEATVGEQDHEKYILELKPVEKGLESRILEADLVLWTVGSKPLVPSLEHGNYGYLFPVNSRGQAETDEMLRVKGHPRIFAIGDSAALRDSSGRLLPATAQVAFQQADFTGWNLWAAINDRPLLPFRFQNLGEMMILGKNDAAISPSFVEGLTLDGPIGHTARKLAYLLRLPTDEHRVKVGISWFTKSAIDSIASLQSTITKVLSGS, from the exons ATGGAGGGATTAAAGAGACATCTGACACTGAAACAGCACTGTCTTTGTATGCATGGCCAGATGACCGGGTTGGTTGTACTTTTTGAGTTCAAAGCTTTTAAAGGCTCCCTTGCATCATACCGACAAAAAAAAGGGCTTTCTCACATC AAGCCCCGGGTGTGCATATTGggtggtggatttggaggtttatACACCGCTCTAAGACTCGAATCTCTCGTGTGGCCCAGTGGCAAGAAACCTCAG GTTCTTCTTGTAGATCAGTCGGATCGCTTTGTTTTTAAGCCGATGCTGTATGAGCTTCTTTCGGGAG AAGTAGATGCATGGGAAATAGCACCCCGCTTCTCCGACTTATTGGCAAACACTAGTATCCAATTTTTCCAAGACAGAGTTAAACTGTTGCACCCTTCTGACAATTTGGGAATGAATGGGCCAACAAGATCAGGTTGTGGTGGAACGGTCCATCTCGAAAGTGGAGTCGTTATTGAATATGACTG GTTGGTTCTGGCTTTGGGAGCTGAAGCCAAACTCGATGTCGTACCTGGTGCTGCAGAGTTTGCATTAGCTTTCTCAACGCTGGAGGATGCAcgt AAGGTCGATAAGAAGCTAAGAATGTTGGAAAGAGGGAAGTTTGGTAAGGAATCATCTCCTATACGTGTGGCAGTTGTTGGCTGTGGttactcgggagttgagttagcTGCTACAATATCAGAGAGATTGCAGGATAAAGGAGTAGTTCAAGCAATCAATGTTGAAACCACTATATGTCCTACTGCTCCACCTGGGAATAGAGAAGCTGCATTAAAA GTTCTGTCCTCCAGAGGTGTTCAGCTTTTCTTGGGCTATTTTGTGAGCTGCATCAGAAGGGTTTGTGAGGCTGAAAATTCAGACAAGTTGACAGAAACCGGAAAAGAAGAGGCAACCGTCGGAGAACAGGATCATGAGAAATATATTCTGGAACTTAAACCTGTTGAAAAGGGTCTGGAGAGTCGGATTCTGGAAGCAGATTTAGTTCTATGGACTGTTGGTTCTAAGCCTCTAGTTCCTTCATTGGAACATGGGAATTATGGTTATTTATTTCCTGTAAATTCCAGGGGGCAAGCAGAGACTGATGAAATGCTCCGAGTCAAGGGCCATCCACGGATATTTGCCATTGGTGACTCTGCTGCCTTAAGGGACTCCTCTGGCAGGCTTCTTCCAGCTACTGCACAG GTTGCTTTTCAGCAAGCAGATTTCACGGGCTGGAATCTCTGGGCAGCAATTAATGACCGGCCTCTACTGCCATTCAG GTTCCAGAATCTGGGTGAGATGATGATTCTCGGGAAGAATGACGCAGCGATTTCTCCAAGTTTCGTTGAGGGCCTAACATTGGATGGTCCCATTGGCCATACTG CCAGGAAGTTGGCATACTTGTTGAGATTACCAACCGATGAACATCGGGTAAAGGTTGGGATCAGTTGGTTCACAAAGTCTGCTATAGATTCCATTGCTTCACTGCAGAGCACTATAACCAAAGTTCTCTCAGGCTCTTAA
- the LOC131242549 gene encoding alternative NAD(P)H-ubiquinone oxidoreductase C1, chloroplastic/mitochondrial isoform X1 — MEGLKRHLTLKQHCLCMHGQMTGLVVLFEFKAFKGSLASYRQKKGLSHIKPRVCILGGGFGGLYTALRLESLVWPSGKKPQVLLVDQSDRFVFKPMLYELLSGGIHEVDAWEIAPRFSDLLANTSIQFFQDRVKLLHPSDNLGMNGPTRSGCGGTVHLESGVVIEYDWLVLALGAEAKLDVVPGAAEFALAFSTLEDARKVDKKLRMLERGKFGKESSPIRVAVVGCGYSGVELAATISERLQDKGVVQAINVETTICPTAPPGNREAALKVLSSRGVQLFLGYFVSCIRRVCEAENSDKLTETGKEEATVGEQDHEKYILELKPVEKGLESRILEADLVLWTVGSKPLVPSLEHGNYGYLFPVNSRGQAETDEMLRVKGHPRIFAIGDSAALRDSSGRLLPATAQVAFQQADFTGWNLWAAINDRPLLPFRFQNLGEMMILGKNDAAISPSFVEGLTLDGPIGHTARKLAYLLRLPTDEHRVKVGISWFTKSAIDSIASLQSTITKVLSGS; from the exons ATGGAGGGATTAAAGAGACATCTGACACTGAAACAGCACTGTCTTTGTATGCATGGCCAGATGACCGGGTTGGTTGTACTTTTTGAGTTCAAAGCTTTTAAAGGCTCCCTTGCATCATACCGACAAAAAAAAGGGCTTTCTCACATC AAGCCCCGGGTGTGCATATTGggtggtggatttggaggtttatACACCGCTCTAAGACTCGAATCTCTCGTGTGGCCCAGTGGCAAGAAACCTCAG GTTCTTCTTGTAGATCAGTCGGATCGCTTTGTTTTTAAGCCGATGCTGTATGAGCTTCTTTCGGGAGGTATTCATG AAGTAGATGCATGGGAAATAGCACCCCGCTTCTCCGACTTATTGGCAAACACTAGTATCCAATTTTTCCAAGACAGAGTTAAACTGTTGCACCCTTCTGACAATTTGGGAATGAATGGGCCAACAAGATCAGGTTGTGGTGGAACGGTCCATCTCGAAAGTGGAGTCGTTATTGAATATGACTG GTTGGTTCTGGCTTTGGGAGCTGAAGCCAAACTCGATGTCGTACCTGGTGCTGCAGAGTTTGCATTAGCTTTCTCAACGCTGGAGGATGCAcgt AAGGTCGATAAGAAGCTAAGAATGTTGGAAAGAGGGAAGTTTGGTAAGGAATCATCTCCTATACGTGTGGCAGTTGTTGGCTGTGGttactcgggagttgagttagcTGCTACAATATCAGAGAGATTGCAGGATAAAGGAGTAGTTCAAGCAATCAATGTTGAAACCACTATATGTCCTACTGCTCCACCTGGGAATAGAGAAGCTGCATTAAAA GTTCTGTCCTCCAGAGGTGTTCAGCTTTTCTTGGGCTATTTTGTGAGCTGCATCAGAAGGGTTTGTGAGGCTGAAAATTCAGACAAGTTGACAGAAACCGGAAAAGAAGAGGCAACCGTCGGAGAACAGGATCATGAGAAATATATTCTGGAACTTAAACCTGTTGAAAAGGGTCTGGAGAGTCGGATTCTGGAAGCAGATTTAGTTCTATGGACTGTTGGTTCTAAGCCTCTAGTTCCTTCATTGGAACATGGGAATTATGGTTATTTATTTCCTGTAAATTCCAGGGGGCAAGCAGAGACTGATGAAATGCTCCGAGTCAAGGGCCATCCACGGATATTTGCCATTGGTGACTCTGCTGCCTTAAGGGACTCCTCTGGCAGGCTTCTTCCAGCTACTGCACAG GTTGCTTTTCAGCAAGCAGATTTCACGGGCTGGAATCTCTGGGCAGCAATTAATGACCGGCCTCTACTGCCATTCAG GTTCCAGAATCTGGGTGAGATGATGATTCTCGGGAAGAATGACGCAGCGATTTCTCCAAGTTTCGTTGAGGGCCTAACATTGGATGGTCCCATTGGCCATACTG CCAGGAAGTTGGCATACTTGTTGAGATTACCAACCGATGAACATCGGGTAAAGGTTGGGATCAGTTGGTTCACAAAGTCTGCTATAGATTCCATTGCTTCACTGCAGAGCACTATAACCAAAGTTCTCTCAGGCTCTTAA
- the LOC131242549 gene encoding alternative NAD(P)H-ubiquinone oxidoreductase C1, chloroplastic/mitochondrial isoform X5, with amino-acid sequence MLYELLSGGIHEVDAWEIAPRFSDLLANTSIQFFQDRVKLLHPSDNLGMNGPTRSGCGGTVHLESGVVIEYDWLVLALGAEAKLDVVPGAAEFALAFSTLEDARKVDKKLRMLERGKFGKESSPIRVAVVGCGYSGVELAATISERLQDKGVVQAINVETTICPTAPPGNREAALKVLSSRGVQLFLGYFVSCIRRVCEAENSDKLTETGKEEATVGEQDHEKYILELKPVEKGLESRILEADLVLWTVGSKPLVPSLEHGNYGYLFPVNSRGQAETDEMLRVKGHPRIFAIGDSAALRDSSGRLLPATAQVAFQQADFTGWNLWAAINDRPLLPFRFQNLGEMMILGKNDAAISPSFVEGLTLDGPIGHTARKLAYLLRLPTDEHRVKVGISWFTKSAIDSIASLQSTITKVLSGS; translated from the exons ATGCTGTATGAGCTTCTTTCGGGAGGTATTCATG AAGTAGATGCATGGGAAATAGCACCCCGCTTCTCCGACTTATTGGCAAACACTAGTATCCAATTTTTCCAAGACAGAGTTAAACTGTTGCACCCTTCTGACAATTTGGGAATGAATGGGCCAACAAGATCAGGTTGTGGTGGAACGGTCCATCTCGAAAGTGGAGTCGTTATTGAATATGACTG GTTGGTTCTGGCTTTGGGAGCTGAAGCCAAACTCGATGTCGTACCTGGTGCTGCAGAGTTTGCATTAGCTTTCTCAACGCTGGAGGATGCAcgt AAGGTCGATAAGAAGCTAAGAATGTTGGAAAGAGGGAAGTTTGGTAAGGAATCATCTCCTATACGTGTGGCAGTTGTTGGCTGTGGttactcgggagttgagttagcTGCTACAATATCAGAGAGATTGCAGGATAAAGGAGTAGTTCAAGCAATCAATGTTGAAACCACTATATGTCCTACTGCTCCACCTGGGAATAGAGAAGCTGCATTAAAA GTTCTGTCCTCCAGAGGTGTTCAGCTTTTCTTGGGCTATTTTGTGAGCTGCATCAGAAGGGTTTGTGAGGCTGAAAATTCAGACAAGTTGACAGAAACCGGAAAAGAAGAGGCAACCGTCGGAGAACAGGATCATGAGAAATATATTCTGGAACTTAAACCTGTTGAAAAGGGTCTGGAGAGTCGGATTCTGGAAGCAGATTTAGTTCTATGGACTGTTGGTTCTAAGCCTCTAGTTCCTTCATTGGAACATGGGAATTATGGTTATTTATTTCCTGTAAATTCCAGGGGGCAAGCAGAGACTGATGAAATGCTCCGAGTCAAGGGCCATCCACGGATATTTGCCATTGGTGACTCTGCTGCCTTAAGGGACTCCTCTGGCAGGCTTCTTCCAGCTACTGCACAG GTTGCTTTTCAGCAAGCAGATTTCACGGGCTGGAATCTCTGGGCAGCAATTAATGACCGGCCTCTACTGCCATTCAG GTTCCAGAATCTGGGTGAGATGATGATTCTCGGGAAGAATGACGCAGCGATTTCTCCAAGTTTCGTTGAGGGCCTAACATTGGATGGTCCCATTGGCCATACTG CCAGGAAGTTGGCATACTTGTTGAGATTACCAACCGATGAACATCGGGTAAAGGTTGGGATCAGTTGGTTCACAAAGTCTGCTATAGATTCCATTGCTTCACTGCAGAGCACTATAACCAAAGTTCTCTCAGGCTCTTAA
- the LOC131242549 gene encoding alternative NAD(P)H-ubiquinone oxidoreductase C1, chloroplastic/mitochondrial isoform X4, whose product MNGPTRSGCGGTVHLESGVVIEYDWLVLALGAEAKLDVVPGAAEFALAFSTLEDARKVDKKLRMLERGKFGKESSPIRVAVVGCGYSGVELAATISERLQDKGVVQAINVETTICPTAPPGNREAALKVLSSRGVQLFLGYFVSCIRRVCEAENSDKLTETGKEEATVGEQDHEKYILELKPVEKGLESRILEADLVLWTVGSKPLVPSLEHGNYGYLFPVNSRGQAETDEMLRVKGHPRIFAIGDSAALRDSSGRLLPATAQVAFQQADFTGWNLWAAINDRPLLPFRFQNLGEMMILGKNDAAISPSFVEGLTLDGPIGHTARKLAYLLRLPTDEHRVKVGISWFTKSAIDSIASLQSTITKVLSGS is encoded by the exons ATGAATGGGCCAACAAGATCAGGTTGTGGTGGAACGGTCCATCTCGAAAGTGGAGTCGTTATTGAATATGACTG GTTGGTTCTGGCTTTGGGAGCTGAAGCCAAACTCGATGTCGTACCTGGTGCTGCAGAGTTTGCATTAGCTTTCTCAACGCTGGAGGATGCAcgt AAGGTCGATAAGAAGCTAAGAATGTTGGAAAGAGGGAAGTTTGGTAAGGAATCATCTCCTATACGTGTGGCAGTTGTTGGCTGTGGttactcgggagttgagttagcTGCTACAATATCAGAGAGATTGCAGGATAAAGGAGTAGTTCAAGCAATCAATGTTGAAACCACTATATGTCCTACTGCTCCACCTGGGAATAGAGAAGCTGCATTAAAA GTTCTGTCCTCCAGAGGTGTTCAGCTTTTCTTGGGCTATTTTGTGAGCTGCATCAGAAGGGTTTGTGAGGCTGAAAATTCAGACAAGTTGACAGAAACCGGAAAAGAAGAGGCAACCGTCGGAGAACAGGATCATGAGAAATATATTCTGGAACTTAAACCTGTTGAAAAGGGTCTGGAGAGTCGGATTCTGGAAGCAGATTTAGTTCTATGGACTGTTGGTTCTAAGCCTCTAGTTCCTTCATTGGAACATGGGAATTATGGTTATTTATTTCCTGTAAATTCCAGGGGGCAAGCAGAGACTGATGAAATGCTCCGAGTCAAGGGCCATCCACGGATATTTGCCATTGGTGACTCTGCTGCCTTAAGGGACTCCTCTGGCAGGCTTCTTCCAGCTACTGCACAG GTTGCTTTTCAGCAAGCAGATTTCACGGGCTGGAATCTCTGGGCAGCAATTAATGACCGGCCTCTACTGCCATTCAG GTTCCAGAATCTGGGTGAGATGATGATTCTCGGGAAGAATGACGCAGCGATTTCTCCAAGTTTCGTTGAGGGCCTAACATTGGATGGTCCCATTGGCCATACTG CCAGGAAGTTGGCATACTTGTTGAGATTACCAACCGATGAACATCGGGTAAAGGTTGGGATCAGTTGGTTCACAAAGTCTGCTATAGATTCCATTGCTTCACTGCAGAGCACTATAACCAAAGTTCTCTCAGGCTCTTAA
- the LOC131242549 gene encoding alternative NAD(P)H-ubiquinone oxidoreductase C1, chloroplastic/mitochondrial isoform X3, with product MGQQDQVVVERSISKVESLLNMTARLVLALGAEAKLDVVPGAAEFALAFSTLEDARKVDKKLRMLERGKFGKESSPIRVAVVGCGYSGVELAATISERLQDKGVVQAINVETTICPTAPPGNREAALKVLSSRGVQLFLGYFVSCIRRVCEAENSDKLTETGKEEATVGEQDHEKYILELKPVEKGLESRILEADLVLWTVGSKPLVPSLEHGNYGYLFPVNSRGQAETDEMLRVKGHPRIFAIGDSAALRDSSGRLLPATAQVAFQQADFTGWNLWAAINDRPLLPFRFQNLGEMMILGKNDAAISPSFVEGLTLDGPIGHTARKLAYLLRLPTDEHRVKVGISWFTKSAIDSIASLQSTITKVLSGS from the exons ATGGGCCAACAAGATCAGGTTGTGGTGGAACGGTCCATCTCGAAAGTGGAGTCGTTATTGAATATGACTG CCAGGTTGGTTCTGGCTTTGGGAGCTGAAGCCAAACTCGATGTCGTACCTGGTGCTGCAGAGTTTGCATTAGCTTTCTCAACGCTGGAGGATGCAcgt AAGGTCGATAAGAAGCTAAGAATGTTGGAAAGAGGGAAGTTTGGTAAGGAATCATCTCCTATACGTGTGGCAGTTGTTGGCTGTGGttactcgggagttgagttagcTGCTACAATATCAGAGAGATTGCAGGATAAAGGAGTAGTTCAAGCAATCAATGTTGAAACCACTATATGTCCTACTGCTCCACCTGGGAATAGAGAAGCTGCATTAAAA GTTCTGTCCTCCAGAGGTGTTCAGCTTTTCTTGGGCTATTTTGTGAGCTGCATCAGAAGGGTTTGTGAGGCTGAAAATTCAGACAAGTTGACAGAAACCGGAAAAGAAGAGGCAACCGTCGGAGAACAGGATCATGAGAAATATATTCTGGAACTTAAACCTGTTGAAAAGGGTCTGGAGAGTCGGATTCTGGAAGCAGATTTAGTTCTATGGACTGTTGGTTCTAAGCCTCTAGTTCCTTCATTGGAACATGGGAATTATGGTTATTTATTTCCTGTAAATTCCAGGGGGCAAGCAGAGACTGATGAAATGCTCCGAGTCAAGGGCCATCCACGGATATTTGCCATTGGTGACTCTGCTGCCTTAAGGGACTCCTCTGGCAGGCTTCTTCCAGCTACTGCACAG GTTGCTTTTCAGCAAGCAGATTTCACGGGCTGGAATCTCTGGGCAGCAATTAATGACCGGCCTCTACTGCCATTCAG GTTCCAGAATCTGGGTGAGATGATGATTCTCGGGAAGAATGACGCAGCGATTTCTCCAAGTTTCGTTGAGGGCCTAACATTGGATGGTCCCATTGGCCATACTG CCAGGAAGTTGGCATACTTGTTGAGATTACCAACCGATGAACATCGGGTAAAGGTTGGGATCAGTTGGTTCACAAAGTCTGCTATAGATTCCATTGCTTCACTGCAGAGCACTATAACCAAAGTTCTCTCAGGCTCTTAA